One window from the genome of Paraclostridium sordellii encodes:
- a CDS encoding sensor histidine kinase — translation MLEFDFISRVAIGISTFLQYFIFIKILDSLEERKYKKKYLDILFLSIAILDSIVIFNRAVEYYGFISNLKWVSFILFIKLNYQMSNFKVISSYFIYTISYYIIDDLVLTIVSIFVTGHSLYGNDILEKDVDIIFTANNLIMVFVNISFINIIKVIKNTDKEKVNIILIIGCILSNFAVAFMNSLPILTYTLRVDYYDNRLDLFNINITPKLSFMSSILLLMVVFKIIKDIKEKSEENLLKEKVDIQYNYYLNLQESQDRVKRLYHDMNNHMLCIKSMSSDKGDINKYIDSIRKNIDGFKEIYNTGNMILDIILNEKQATCNKNNIDLFCDINFSKCSFIEMTDVCSIFSNILDNAIEACNKVNNNERYIKIRGTVVKSYYVIRCENSKMNKVKIKNNKIITSKKDKFIHGIGLKSVKSSLKKYDGELEIENFESEFLLQIYIPINKNMTVEDEKEPVVP, via the coding sequence ATGTTAGAATTTGATTTTATATCAAGGGTAGCTATAGGCATATCAACATTTTTACAATATTTTATTTTTATAAAAATTTTAGATTCTCTAGAAGAAAGAAAGTATAAAAAAAAATACTTGGATATTTTATTTTTATCAATTGCAATATTAGATTCTATAGTTATATTTAATAGAGCAGTTGAGTATTATGGTTTTATTAGTAACTTAAAATGGGTATCATTTATTTTATTTATAAAGCTAAATTATCAAATGAGTAATTTTAAGGTCATATCATCTTATTTTATTTATACTATATCGTATTATATTATTGATGATTTAGTATTAACAATAGTATCAATTTTTGTAACAGGACACTCTTTGTATGGAAATGATATATTAGAAAAAGATGTAGATATTATATTTACAGCGAATAACTTAATAATGGTTTTTGTAAACATAAGTTTTATTAATATAATAAAAGTAATTAAAAATACTGATAAAGAAAAAGTAAATATAATACTTATAATAGGATGTATATTAAGCAATTTTGCAGTAGCATTTATGAATAGCTTACCTATATTGACATATACACTTAGAGTTGATTACTATGATAATCGACTTGATTTATTTAATATAAATATAACACCTAAACTATCTTTTATGAGTAGTATTTTACTTTTAATGGTGGTTTTTAAAATCATTAAAGATATTAAAGAAAAAAGTGAAGAAAATTTATTAAAAGAAAAAGTAGATATACAATATAATTACTACTTAAATCTACAAGAATCTCAAGACAGAGTAAAAAGACTTTATCATGATATGAACAATCACATGCTATGCATAAAAAGTATGAGTTCTGATAAAGGAGATATAAACAAATATATAGATAGTATTAGAAAAAACATAGATGGATTTAAAGAAATATACAATACAGGAAATATGATATTAGACATTATATTAAATGAAAAACAGGCTACTTGTAATAAAAATAATATAGATTTATTTTGTGATATCAATTTTTCAAAATGTAGTTTTATAGAAATGACAGATGTATGTAGCATATTTTCGAATATATTAGATAATGCTATAGAAGCATGTAACAAGGTAAATAATAATGAAAGATATATAAAAATAAGGGGAACAGTAGTAAAATCATACTATGTTATACGATGTGAAAACTCTAAAATGAATAAAGTAAAAATAAAAAACAATAAAATAATAACTAGTAAAAAAGATAAATTCATTCATGGAATAGGCCTAAAAAGTGTTAAGTCATCATTGAAAAAATATGATGGAGAATTAGAAATAGAAAATTTTGAAAGTGAATTTTTATTACAAATTTATATACCAATAAATAAAAACATGACAGTTGAGGATGAAAAAGAACCAGTTGTACCATAA
- a CDS encoding DnaD domain protein, with translation MFFKEVNEIDLGQTTIDNIFIDIFMPMANGLYVQVYLLGYRYACDTTSNPNFDNNSIAKNLNIPLSDVLSAWDFWEEKQLIKKHKDEGNNDFSFSIEFLDLKKIYMENILNTNQSIQSDVNNIVSAGENPQIRKMFNSINQVVGRYLQPSEKISILDMMDKYNMSTDMILCAYEHVKEKTGTSKPVSYIEGIIRNWYDASLYTPEEVENSFLERSKRFMMYKTVFNELGFSRQPTRAEKEVMDNWFDKYKFDIELILEACSKSKNISNPSISYINGIVKSWNEKNIKTLEDLAASEEEFKRKSETKKSNSSTSKGNSQKVKTRFHNINQTFNKYSSDELEKILQESQKGKFK, from the coding sequence ATGTTTTTTAAAGAAGTCAATGAAATAGATTTAGGTCAAACTACTATTGATAACATATTTATAGATATATTTATGCCTATGGCTAATGGATTATACGTACAAGTTTATTTACTAGGCTATAGATATGCCTGTGATACGACTTCTAATCCTAATTTTGATAATAATTCTATTGCTAAAAACTTAAATATACCATTATCTGATGTATTGTCTGCCTGGGATTTTTGGGAAGAAAAACAACTTATAAAAAAACATAAAGATGAAGGAAATAATGATTTTAGTTTTTCGATAGAATTTTTAGATTTGAAAAAAATATATATGGAAAACATATTAAATACAAATCAATCTATACAATCAGACGTTAACAACATTGTTTCAGCAGGTGAAAATCCTCAAATTAGAAAAATGTTTAATTCAATAAATCAAGTAGTAGGAAGATATCTACAACCAAGTGAAAAAATATCAATCCTAGATATGATGGATAAATATAATATGAGTACAGATATGATTTTATGTGCTTATGAACACGTTAAGGAAAAGACAGGAACTTCTAAGCCGGTTAGCTACATAGAAGGTATTATAAGAAATTGGTATGATGCAAGCTTATATACCCCTGAAGAAGTAGAAAATAGCTTTTTAGAAAGAAGTAAAAGATTTATGATGTACAAAACTGTATTTAATGAGCTTGGATTTTCTAGACAACCTACTAGAGCAGAAAAAGAAGTTATGGATAATTGGTTTGATAAATACAAATTTGATATAGAACTTATTTTAGAAGCTTGCTCTAAATCTAAAAATATTTCAAATCCTTCAATATCTTATATTAATGGTATTGTTAAGAGTTGGAACGAAAAAAATATCAAAACATTAGAAGATCTAGCAGCATCTGAGGAAGAATTTAAACGTAAATCTGAAACGAAGAAGTCTAATTCTAGTACAAGTAAAGGTAATAGCCAAAAAGTAAAAACTAGATTCCACAATATAAATCAAACTTTCAATAAGTATAGTTCAGATGAATTAGAAAAAATACTTCAAGAAAGTCAAAAGGGAAAATTTAAATAA
- a CDS encoding ABC transporter ATP-binding protein, translated as MLDIISLNKIYGRGENKVQALKDINLSIEKGKFTAIIGPSGSGKSTLLNCIAGLDNISSGKVLLEGEDISILNDNSLSKLRSEEFGFIFQSFNLIPVINVYENIILPISIDDKKVDKEHIDNIIDKLGLKDKINKFPNELSGGQQQRVAIARALANKPKIIFADEPTGNLDSKTTDEVMNLLNSCVEEFGQTLVMITHNNEIAKMADVCIEIRDGKIKYR; from the coding sequence ATGTTAGATATAATAAGTTTAAATAAAATTTATGGAAGAGGTGAGAATAAAGTACAAGCATTAAAAGATATAAATTTATCTATAGAAAAAGGCAAATTTACGGCTATAATAGGTCCTAGTGGAAGTGGTAAAAGTACCCTTTTAAACTGTATTGCGGGATTAGATAATATATCATCAGGAAAAGTTCTTTTAGAAGGAGAAGATATTTCAATTTTAAATGATAATAGCTTATCAAAATTAAGAAGTGAAGAGTTTGGGTTTATATTTCAAAGTTTTAACTTAATACCAGTTATAAATGTATATGAAAATATAATACTTCCAATATCAATAGATGATAAAAAAGTAGATAAAGAACATATAGATAATATAATTGATAAGTTAGGACTTAAAGATAAAATTAATAAATTTCCAAATGAATTGAGTGGTGGTCAACAGCAAAGGGTTGCTATTGCAAGAGCTTTAGCTAATAAACCTAAAATAATCTTTGCAGATGAACCAACAGGAAATTTAGATAGTAAAACTACAGATGAAGTTATGAATTTGTTAAACAGTTGTGTTGAAGAATTTGGACAAACTTTAGTTATGATAACTCATAATAATGAAATTGCTAAAATGGCAGATGTTTGTATTGAAATCAGAGATGGTAAAATTAAATATAGATAA
- a CDS encoding ABC transporter permease → MKISFKLAIAYMKEQKGRTIALITSIALAVILVFALNVIPETQNKFEIEQAYKNFSDYHVEYSNLENDTVDKLKKDKEVTEINDVLGLGKIVGKNGTSLQLNSYSKDFLDSYGYELIKGNGPKNTNEIVLEEKALKEMNLNDDLNQEIDFKIVKYYVDKNNENQIFSKDKKFKLVGIVKKPYEFYNESRGEDHGVKAFTKDNSNEAILPNNLVTHNGVLYLNTSKPDFGKVYEMINKYGLDDFRFRVNVGLTDALNEYKESKTTLYILRQKLYPMLAATLVISNIFSIVLIDITKQIGILRAIGLSKSKVRLMILIESVVVLILGLLLGFLLGVVSSYLGFYVIYKKFVHLYISKVSILEPMIMAIIAVLISSLVPIYKSGKISPIDAIRSSDKVNKRQKNRFYYKLIRKIFGFTGEMAYKNLWRNKVRTILCIISISLGGMLFINTMGLKNSEDRTSNNNQMPVMMMGNNDIKVFNNYNNTNSDFIKYSKDEIEKISRIKGVKNVNPIMALNGYFLVNSKDLTTKYKSSNGISDESKKLEESLEIEGHSNNSLKNLDKYIENGENINNKSKGKYPKALVTNYFYSIQEHSPNTKLLNDMKIGDLIDIKIPTIKNNKLEYKNEKVEVAGILNGDYVLQEGGLPGGIKVVLNEEDFKNISGKNDYNKINIQIEKGSDKKVENEISKIISKNPFSKVESKYNYKNFYIKQTEKNTKETLVIVGLMLLISSINMLCIIKANIMTRMKELSTLRAIGMSTKKLKNMIIKENIMYAVFASIVASVFASHSLYEFNKLDNLARRQVFGAKEDIKFVLPIFESFEFLIVSIIICLIAVFLCKEKIEKMSIVEGLNTNE, encoded by the coding sequence TTGAAAATTAGTTTTAAGTTAGCAATTGCTTATATGAAAGAGCAAAAAGGAAGAACGATAGCACTAATAACAAGTATAGCACTAGCAGTAATATTAGTTTTTGCATTAAATGTTATACCAGAAACACAAAATAAATTTGAAATTGAACAAGCATATAAAAACTTTAGTGACTATCATGTTGAATACAGTAATTTAGAAAATGATACAGTTGATAAGTTAAAAAAAGATAAAGAAGTAACTGAAATTAATGATGTATTAGGCTTAGGTAAAATTGTAGGAAAAAATGGAACATCATTACAATTAAATTCTTATAGTAAAGATTTTTTAGATTCTTATGGATATGAATTAATAAAAGGAAATGGACCTAAAAATACAAATGAAATAGTACTGGAAGAAAAAGCATTAAAAGAAATGAACTTGAATGATGATTTAAATCAAGAAATTGATTTTAAAATTGTAAAATACTATGTAGATAAAAATAATGAAAATCAAATATTTAGTAAAGATAAAAAATTTAAATTAGTTGGTATAGTTAAAAAGCCATATGAATTTTATAACGAATCAAGAGGTGAAGACCATGGAGTAAAAGCTTTTACAAAAGATAATTCTAATGAAGCTATTTTACCAAATAATTTAGTTACTCATAATGGTGTTTTATATTTAAATACATCAAAACCTGACTTTGGTAAAGTTTATGAAATGATAAATAAGTATGGGTTAGATGATTTTAGGTTTAGAGTAAATGTGGGATTAACAGATGCATTAAATGAGTATAAAGAGTCAAAGACAACTTTATATATACTAAGACAAAAACTATACCCTATGTTAGCGGCAACGCTAGTTATATCCAATATATTCAGTATTGTTCTTATAGATATTACAAAACAAATAGGAATTTTAAGAGCAATAGGTCTATCTAAAAGTAAAGTAAGACTTATGATACTCATAGAAAGTGTTGTAGTTTTAATATTAGGGCTTTTACTTGGATTCTTGTTAGGAGTTGTATCATCTTATTTAGGTTTTTATGTTATCTATAAAAAATTTGTACACCTCTATATAAGTAAAGTAAGTATATTAGAACCTATGATAATGGCTATTATAGCTGTATTAATATCTAGCCTAGTTCCAATATATAAAAGCGGAAAAATATCACCAATAGATGCCATTAGAAGCAGTGATAAAGTTAATAAAAGACAAAAAAATAGATTTTATTATAAATTAATAAGAAAAATATTTGGATTCACAGGAGAGATGGCTTATAAAAACTTATGGAGAAATAAAGTAAGGACAATATTATGTATTATATCTATAAGTTTAGGAGGGATGCTTTTTATAAATACAATGGGTTTAAAAAACAGTGAAGATAGAACTTCGAATAATAACCAAATGCCTGTTATGATGATGGGTAATAACGATATAAAGGTATTTAACAATTACAATAATACTAACTCAGATTTTATAAAATATAGCAAAGATGAAATAGAAAAAATTTCAAGAATAAAAGGAGTAAAAAATGTAAATCCAATTATGGCGTTAAATGGATACTTCCTAGTAAATTCGAAAGACTTAACCACAAAATATAAAAGTTCAAATGGGATAAGTGATGAAAGTAAAAAATTAGAAGAATCTCTAGAAATTGAAGGACATAGTAACAATAGCTTGAAAAATTTAGATAAGTATATTGAAAATGGAGAAAACATAAATAATAAAAGTAAGGGAAAATACCCAAAAGCTTTAGTAACAAATTATTTTTATTCTATTCAAGAGCATTCTCCTAATACAAAGTTGCTTAATGATATGAAAATAGGAGATTTAATAGATATAAAAATTCCTACTATAAAAAATAATAAATTAGAGTATAAAAATGAAAAAGTAGAAGTTGCTGGTATTTTAAATGGAGATTATGTTTTACAAGAAGGTGGTCTTCCTGGTGGAATAAAAGTCGTATTAAATGAAGAAGACTTTAAAAATATAAGTGGAAAGAATGATTACAATAAAATAAATATACAAATTGAAAAAGGTAGCGATAAAAAGGTTGAAAATGAAATATCTAAAATTATAAGTAAAAATCCATTTTCAAAAGTAGAGAGTAAATATAATTACAAAAACTTTTATATTAAACAAACTGAAAAAAATACAAAAGAAACATTGGTAATTGTAGGGTTAATGCTCTTAATATCTTCTATAAATATGCTATGCATAATAAAGGCGAATATAATGACTAGAATGAAAGAACTTTCAACATTAAGAGCGATAGGAATGAGTACTAAAAAACTTAAAAATATGATTATAAAAGAAAATATAATGTATGCAGTCTTTGCATCTATAGTTGCTAGCGTATTTGCAAGTCATAGTCTTTATGAATTTAATAAACTTGATAACTTGGCAAGGAGACAAGTATTTGGAGCTAAGGAAGATATTAAGTTTGTATTACCTATATTTGAGAGCTTTGAGTTTTTAATAGTATCTATAATTATATGCTTAATAGCAGTGTTTTTATGTAAAGAGAAAATAGAAAAAATGAGTATAGTAGAAGGTTTAAATACAAATGAATAA
- a CDS encoding ATP-binding protein: MKEITLRDILTSYERKREQSECELEERKKKVYSRIPEIKEIDDEIGSIGLKLAKLVLLNPSDKDKILEETKTRMNDLKFKKEMILADNKVPKGYLNLKFDCVLCKDTGFLSNGHKCNCLKQKIVNEAYNMSNLSRVLHNQNFSTFDASIFSQERDESAGMSPQENILEILSICEGFVMNFDKDNGENMLFYGDTGLGKSFMCNCVAKELLDKGYLVIYQTAFKMFEIIEDYKFKSTHDHITKDNYSNLFDCDLLIIDDLGTELTNSFTNSELFNILNTRLLSGKKTIISTNLSPIQLGDIYAIRIFSRIFDRFRMVKFIGNDLRWEQKMTK, from the coding sequence ATGAAAGAAATAACACTTAGAGATATACTTACTTCATATGAAAGAAAAAGAGAACAATCAGAATGTGAACTAGAGGAAAGAAAAAAGAAAGTCTATTCTAGAATACCTGAAATAAAAGAAATAGATGATGAAATAGGATCTATAGGTTTAAAACTTGCTAAATTAGTTCTTTTAAATCCAAGTGATAAAGATAAAATATTAGAAGAAACAAAAACAAGAATGAATGACTTAAAATTCAAAAAAGAAATGATTTTAGCAGACAATAAAGTTCCTAAAGGTTATTTAAATCTTAAGTTTGATTGTGTCTTATGTAAAGATACAGGTTTTTTATCAAATGGACATAAGTGCAATTGTTTAAAGCAAAAAATAGTTAATGAAGCTTATAATATGTCTAATTTATCTAGAGTTCTCCATAATCAAAACTTTTCCACTTTTGATGCATCTATCTTTTCTCAAGAAAGAGATGAGTCAGCAGGAATGTCTCCTCAAGAAAATATACTTGAAATATTATCTATATGTGAGGGATTTGTTATGAACTTTGATAAAGATAATGGTGAAAATATGCTTTTCTATGGTGATACTGGTTTAGGTAAAAGTTTTATGTGCAACTGTGTAGCAAAAGAACTTTTAGATAAAGGTTATTTAGTAATATATCAAACTGCATTTAAAATGTTTGAGATTATAGAAGATTATAAGTTTAAAAGTACACATGATCATATAACTAAGGATAACTACTCTAATTTATTTGATTGTGATTTATTAATAATAGATGATTTAGGTACGGAACTAACTAATTCTTTTACTAATAGTGAGTTGTTTAATATTCTTAATACTAGACTCTTGTCAGGAAAGAAAACTATAATATCTACTAATTTATCACCAATACAGTTAGGCGACATTTATGCAATTAGAATATTCTCTAGAATATTTGATAGGTTCAGAATGGTTAAATTTATAGGAAATGATTTAAGATGGGAACAAAAAATGACTAAGTAG
- a CDS encoding LytR/AlgR family response regulator transcription factor — translation MIEIILCEDQIQHQKTLEKFLKGILEENSIEYNLKIYKSGEELLNNYPKDTDIFILDIQMEKINGMDVARKIREIDKNKPEIIFTTSLIEYIQEGYEVRAYRYLLKPIKYEELKKHILSCIDEVMNKKNKFILVENKSETYKINMADITYIEIQRKDMSIHTENKVYETKMTMDKIEEELQNHNFYRCHKSFLVNIDYVENIKQYVAILENKEEVLVSRHRFKDFKSRFLSSLGEKLC, via the coding sequence ATGATAGAAATAATTTTATGCGAAGATCAAATTCAACATCAGAAAACGTTAGAGAAATTTCTTAAAGGTATATTAGAAGAAAATAGTATTGAGTACAATTTAAAAATATATAAAAGCGGAGAAGAATTATTAAATAACTATCCTAAAGATACAGATATATTTATATTAGATATTCAAATGGAGAAAATAAATGGGATGGATGTTGCTAGAAAAATAAGAGAAATAGATAAAAACAAACCAGAAATAATTTTTACAACATCACTTATTGAATATATACAAGAAGGATATGAGGTTAGGGCTTATCGTTATTTATTAAAGCCTATAAAATATGAAGAATTAAAAAAACATATTTTAAGTTGCATAGATGAAGTTATGAATAAAAAAAATAAGTTTATATTAGTTGAAAATAAAAGTGAAACTTATAAAATAAACATGGCAGATATAACATACATTGAAATACAAAGAAAAGATATGAGTATACATACAGAAAATAAAGTTTATGAAACAAAAATGACTATGGATAAAATAGAAGAAGAATTACAAAACCATAATTTTTATAGATGTCATAAAAGTTTTCTAGTAAATATAGATTATGTAGAAAATATAAAACAATATGTAGCTATACTTGAAAATAAAGAAGAAGTATTGGTAAGTAGACATAGATTTAAAGATTTTAAAAGTAGATTTTTAAGTTCATTAGGAGAAAAATTATGTTAG